The Streptomyces sp. WZ-12 genome segment GGCAGACACCGAACCCGTCGACGGCAATACGATGCCAAGACCCTCCGGGGGCCGATGGCGGTCCCGCGGACCGTTGCTCGCGGTGTGCGCCGGGTACTTCATGGTGATCCTGGACGTGACGATCATCAATGTGGCCGTGCCTGTGGTGGGCCGCGATCTGGGCACCTCCCTCACCGGCATCCAGTGGATCACCGACGGGTACACCCTGGTCTTCGCCGGTCTGCTGATGACCGGCGGCGCGCTGGGCGACCGGCTGGGCAGCCGGCGGGTCTTCTGCTGGGGCGTAACGGTGTTCACCCTGGCCTCGGTCGGGTGTGCACTCGCCCGGGACCCGGCCTCCCTGGTCGTCGCCCGGTTGGTTGAGGGGAGTGGCGCGGCACTGATCGTGCCTGGCTCGCTGGCCCTGCTCCAACAGGCATATCCCGAACCGGACGCGCGCTCGCGGGCGTTCGGGCTGTGGGGATCCATGGCCGGGATCGCCGCCTCCGCGGGGCCCCTGCTCGGCGGGCTGTTGGTCACGACGGTTGGTTGGTGTTGGGTGTTCCTCATCAACGTGCCGGTGGGTGTCGGATGCCTGGCGTTGACCCTGCGGTGCGTCGCGGCTTCGCCCCGGCATGCGACCCGGAGCGTGGACTGGCCCGCCCAATGTGCGGTCGCGGCGATGGTCGCGCTGTTGACCGCGGCCCTCAACGAGGCCGGCCGGCGCGGCTGGTCCGACCCAACGGTCCTGGTCATGGCGGGACTTGTGGTCGGGTGCGCAGGCGCCTTCATCGTGCGCGAGCACCTGGCGCGTGCTCCCGTACTCCCGCCTGGCCTGCTGCGGTCGCGCGCCCTGGGTGGGGGAGCGGCCATCGGGCTGCTGTTCAACTTCGCCTTCTACGGCATGGTGTTCACCGCCAGTCTCGACTTTCAGCGGCAGCGGGGCTACAGCGCCCTCGTCACGGGGGTGGCCCTGCTGCCGGCCGTGTCGATGACGATGTTCGCCTCCGCCCTGTCCGGCCGGCTGGCCCGGCACACCGGCCATCGCCCTTTGGTGGTCTGCGGCATGCTGGTGGCGGCCGCGGGTCTGGCCGGTTGGGCGGCAGCAGGGCCCGATCCGGCCTATCCGATGTTGGTGGCCCCGATGATGGCTGCCGGGTTCGGCACGTCCTTCGCGCTGACCGGCTCCACCTCATCGGTGATGACGTCCGCCCCCACCGGCTACGCGGGCACCGCGTCCGCCCTGTTCAACACGGCGCGCCAGATCGGTAGCGCCGCCGGGGTCGCCCTCGGCGGAACGTTCCTCGCCACGGCGACCGACTACGCGGCGGGACTGCGCGTCAGCATGGGCATCGGTGCCCTGGCCTACTGCGCTTCCGCCGCCCTTGCCGCGCTGTGCGTACCGGCGAAGGCCACGGTGCGAGCCGCGGCGGTCTGAGCGGCATGGCGGGTGCGCGGGATCGGGCCGGTCCGTTCAGTAACGGGAGTGGACGTCGGTCGCCCGCCGGCCGCAAGGGGCCGTGGGCCGGACTCGTCGGCCAGATGCCCGCCGCTTCCGTGGGGCAGGGCGTTGCCGGCGCGTCGCACCAGCTCAGCC includes the following:
- a CDS encoding MFS transporter produces the protein MPRPSGGRWRSRGPLLAVCAGYFMVILDVTIINVAVPVVGRDLGTSLTGIQWITDGYTLVFAGLLMTGGALGDRLGSRRVFCWGVTVFTLASVGCALARDPASLVVARLVEGSGAALIVPGSLALLQQAYPEPDARSRAFGLWGSMAGIAASAGPLLGGLLVTTVGWCWVFLINVPVGVGCLALTLRCVAASPRHATRSVDWPAQCAVAAMVALLTAALNEAGRRGWSDPTVLVMAGLVVGCAGAFIVREHLARAPVLPPGLLRSRALGGGAAIGLLFNFAFYGMVFTASLDFQRQRGYSALVTGVALLPAVSMTMFASALSGRLARHTGHRPLVVCGMLVAAAGLAGWAAAGPDPAYPMLVAPMMAAGFGTSFALTGSTSSVMTSAPTGYAGTASALFNTARQIGSAAGVALGGTFLATATDYAAGLRVSMGIGALAYCASAALAALCVPAKATVRAAAV